One genomic window of Candidatus Deferrimicrobiaceae bacterium includes the following:
- a CDS encoding DUF302 domain-containing protein, translating to MFITVRSRKPIGEVRQRFEDASASRKFGVQGIHNITATLQGKGLVFDRKLYIYEVCNPGYAKKTLDTNIKISTALPCRVSIYVEGEEVVLETLKPTMMLRMFNEPSLEGTAKEVETAITEIMREAAT from the coding sequence ATGTTCATCACGGTCCGAAGCAGGAAGCCGATCGGCGAGGTGAGGCAGCGGTTCGAGGATGCCTCGGCCTCCAGGAAATTCGGCGTTCAGGGGATCCACAACATCACGGCGACGCTTCAGGGGAAAGGGCTGGTCTTCGACCGCAAGCTCTACATCTACGAGGTCTGCAACCCCGGATACGCCAAGAAGACCCTGGACACCAACATCAAGATCTCCACGGCGCTTCCCTGCCGGGTCTCCATCTACGTGGAAGGCGAGGAAGTCGTGCTCGAGACGCTCAAGCCGACGATGATGCTCCGGATGTTCAACGAGCCCTCGCTCGAGGGGACCGCGAAAGAGGTCGAGACGGCGATCACGGAGATCATGCGGGAGGCCGCCACCTAA
- a CDS encoding zinc ribbon domain-containing protein — translation MPLYEYRCESCRKVFEAYKRLSDDGREACPACGGKSSRVGISLFRAGGSGSGSPSGGSSCGSGSRRSPFR, via the coding sequence ATGCCGCTCTACGAGTACCGTTGCGAGTCGTGCCGGAAGGTGTTCGAGGCGTACAAGCGCCTCTCGGATGACGGACGGGAGGCATGCCCCGCGTGCGGCGGGAAATCGTCCCGGGTGGGGATCTCCCTGTTTCGCGCGGGAGGGAGCGGGTCCGGTTCCCCGTCCGGCGGGTCTTCCTGCGGGAGCGGTTCACGCCGCTCGCCGTTCCGCTGA